In the Helicobacter typhlonius genome, one interval contains:
- a CDS encoding aldo/keto reductase codes for MKKHLTNPALHSRRDFLKTSAMLSVALSVGSLPLFGADSKNSKIQMPTRILGKGGYAFSVSALAFGCMGLNYHRSKKLSKKESLKILESAIDYGITLFDTAQVYGPNSNEILVGELLKPYNKKLFITTKFGFGKDASVLDSSPKRIREVVEQSLKRLHLEQIPLLYQHRFDPKTPIEEVANCVKDLIKEGKVARFGVCELSAKSIEEAHRICPITAVQSEYHLMWRNPESEIFPTLERLKIGFVAYSPLNRGYLSGKLNKDSKFDKNNDNRATFPRFQPNAMEANYQIINLLAEFGKGKNPHAKDSNATPAQVAISYLLEKKPYIVPLFGTTNAAHLEENIQALGIKWSKQELASLDSKLDKIVIVGDRYPAEQANRVGK; via the coding sequence GTGAAAAAACATTTAACAAACCCAGCTTTACACTCTCGGCGAGATTTTCTCAAAACCTCTGCAATGCTAAGTGTTGCTTTAAGCGTAGGTTCTTTGCCACTTTTTGGTGCAGATTCTAAAAATTCTAAAATCCAAATGCCCACGCGCATACTTGGCAAAGGGGGCTATGCTTTTAGCGTTTCTGCCCTTGCCTTTGGTTGTATGGGGCTAAACTACCACCGCTCTAAAAAGCTAAGTAAAAAGGAATCCTTAAAGATTTTAGAATCTGCCATAGACTATGGAATCACGCTTTTTGATACCGCGCAAGTGTATGGACCAAATAGTAATGAAATCTTAGTCGGGGAGCTTTTAAAGCCTTATAATAAAAAACTTTTCATCACCACCAAATTTGGCTTTGGCAAGGACGCAAGTGTGCTAGATAGCTCACCCAAACGCATTCGCGAAGTCGTGGAGCAAAGCTTAAAAAGACTACATTTAGAGCAAATCCCGCTTTTGTATCAACACCGCTTTGACCCAAAAACACCGATTGAAGAGGTAGCAAATTGTGTGAAAGACTTAATAAAAGAGGGCAAAGTCGCACGATTTGGCGTGTGTGAGCTAAGCGCAAAAAGCATTGAAGAAGCACATAGAATCTGCCCGATTACTGCTGTGCAAAGTGAATACCACCTAATGTGGCGCAACCCTGAAAGTGAGATTTTCCCTACATTAGAGAGGCTAAAAATCGGCTTTGTCGCGTATTCTCCGCTTAATCGCGGGTATTTAAGTGGCAAACTCAATAAGGATTCTAAATTTGATAAAAACAATGATAATCGCGCGACTTTCCCGCGATTCCAACCTAATGCTATGGAGGCAAATTACCAAATCATCAATCTTTTGGCAGAATTTGGCAAAGGCAAGAATCCACACGCTAAGGATTCTAACGCCACTCCCGCACAAGTGGCAATCTCTTATCTTTTAGAGAAAAAGCCCTATATTGTTCCGCTTTTTGGCACGACAAACGCCGCACATTTGGAGGAGAATATACAGGCTTTAGGCATCAAATGGAGTAAGCAAGAACTAGCAAGCCTAGATTCTAAACTAGATAAAATTGTAATCGTTGGGGATAGATACCCAGCCGAACAAGCAAATAGAGTGGGGAAATAA
- a CDS encoding carboxymuconolactone decarboxylase family protein, with protein MREYPHKQSLERREFLKTSAKFGAVASLVSLSGFALSACDSKTSNTQTQHIQGDTMKTNLTPKAKQTFEKLFGSTDVPLSKSDPEFFSNYVNFAFDEVPTESKLELKEGLMITLASLVAIPALSEFKAILNAALKNGVEPVAIKEILYQATPYVGMGKVLDFINATNEIFAQQGIALPLESQGRVEYAQRREKGLETQRALFGEAIDKGNAAAPKDYQHIRTFLSANCFGDYYTRGGLPLKFRELLTLVYILSMGGADSQVRAHIAGNIRVGNDRGKLISVITALVPYIGYPRSLNALSALDEIAPLSN; from the coding sequence ATGCGGGAATATCCACATAAACAATCATTAGAACGCAGGGAGTTTCTCAAAACCTCTGCAAAGTTTGGCGCAGTTGCAAGTCTAGTAAGCCTTAGCGGATTTGCCTTAAGTGCGTGCGATTCTAAGACTTCAAACACGCAAACACAACACATTCAAGGAGACACAATGAAAACTAATCTAACCCCAAAAGCCAAGCAAACCTTTGAAAAGCTTTTTGGCAGCACCGATGTGCCACTAAGCAAAAGCGACCCCGAGTTTTTTAGTAATTATGTGAATTTTGCCTTTGATGAAGTCCCCACAGAATCTAAGCTTGAGCTAAAAGAAGGCTTGATGATTACTCTTGCCTCTCTTGTAGCTATTCCTGCTTTGAGTGAGTTTAAGGCAATTCTCAATGCGGCTTTGAAAAATGGCGTTGAACCTGTGGCAATTAAGGAGATTCTCTATCAAGCTACGCCTTATGTGGGTATGGGGAAAGTGCTAGATTTTATTAATGCCACCAATGAAATCTTTGCACAACAAGGAATTGCGCTTCCTTTGGAATCTCAAGGCAGGGTAGAATACGCTCAAAGGAGAGAAAAAGGGCTAGAAACCCAACGCGCACTTTTTGGTGAGGCGATTGACAAAGGCAATGCCGCAGCACCAAAGGATTATCAACATATCCGCACCTTTTTAAGTGCGAATTGCTTTGGGGATTATTACACGCGCGGTGGGCTTCCTCTGAAGTTTAGGGAGCTTTTAACCCTTGTATATATTCTCTCAATGGGCGGGGCAGATTCTCAAGTGAGGGCGCATATCGCAGGAAATATAAGAGTAGGAAATGATAGAGGCAAGCTCATCTCTGTCATCACCGCACTTGTGCCTTACATCGGCTACCCTAGAAGCTTAAACGCCCTAAGTGCGCTTGATGAGATTGCACCGTTATCAAATTAA
- a CDS encoding alpha/beta hydrolase translates to MQTNIANPSEEAKANVAKNPFGLVYEGAIAKNEKGKVNIKSVTYASRGLKIAANLYLPSDFNPKAKIPAIIVAHPNGGVKEQVAGLYAQKLAESGYITLAFDAAYQGASEGKPRNVDTPQNRTEDISAAVDYLLKVQGVDSNRIGILGICGGGGYTLNSAKSDKRLKAVATLSLFNSGLVRREGFLGSEKSSIQERLKSASEARTKEIVEGKVSYTGSAPKKLSEDELAKIPTDLYREGMIYYGDTHAHPNSSFAYTTSSLLDLMRFDTLNQIELIHQPLLMLVGDKADTAYMSEAAYKKAGSKDKKYHKLKNATHIQTYYKKEAVEEALGELKAFYDKNL, encoded by the coding sequence ATGCAAACAAATATCGCAAACCCTAGCGAGGAAGCAAAAGCAAATGTGGCGAAGAATCCCTTTGGTTTAGTCTATGAGGGCGCAATCGCTAAAAACGAAAAAGGTAAAGTCAATATCAAAAGCGTAACTTATGCAAGTAGAGGGCTAAAAATCGCTGCAAATCTTTATCTGCCAAGTGATTTTAATCCCAAAGCAAAGATTCCTGCAATTATCGTAGCCCACCCCAATGGAGGTGTGAAAGAGCAAGTTGCAGGGCTATATGCGCAAAAGTTAGCAGAATCTGGCTATATCACCCTAGCCTTTGATGCGGCGTATCAAGGTGCAAGTGAGGGAAAGCCTCGTAATGTAGATACTCCGCAAAATCGCACAGAGGATATTTCTGCGGCGGTGGATTATCTGCTAAAAGTGCAAGGTGTGGATTCCAATCGCATAGGAATCTTAGGCATTTGTGGAGGTGGTGGCTATACACTAAATAGCGCAAAAAGTGATAAAAGGCTAAAAGCAGTGGCGACCTTAAGTCTATTTAATAGCGGACTTGTGCGCAGAGAGGGCTTTTTGGGTAGTGAAAAATCTAGCATTCAAGAGAGATTAAAAAGCGCAAGTGAGGCAAGGACAAAAGAGATTGTAGAGGGCAAAGTAAGCTACACAGGTAGTGCGCCTAAAAAGCTAAGCGAGGATGAACTTGCCAAAATCCCCACAGATTTATATAGGGAGGGAATGATATATTATGGCGACACCCACGCGCACCCAAACTCAAGCTTTGCCTATACGACAAGCTCACTGCTTGATTTAATGCGCTTTGATACACTCAATCAAATAGAACTTATCCATCAGCCTTTATTAATGCTTGTGGGTGATAAGGCGGATACTGCGTATATGAGTGAGGCAGCGTATAAAAAGGCAGGGAGTAAGGATAAAAAATACCATAAGCTTAAAAATGCAACGCATATCCAAACTTACTACAAAAAAGAAGCGGTTGAAGAGGCACTAGGGGAGCTAAAAGCATTTTATGACAAAAATTTGTAA
- a CDS encoding aldo/keto reductase, translating to MRKNKESLERREFLKTSAKFGAVASLASFGGLVLSACSEDSKGNPQGIENTSAGEKAPISLPQGVNMEFITLNNGVKMPILGYGVFQIDPRETQRCVEDAISVGYRSIDTAQAYFNEEGVGSAIKTALNGGLKREELFITTKLWINNYPEQKALKACEESLRKLGLDYVDLMLLHQPFNDTYGAWRALSRFYKEGRFKAIGVSNFYPDRIADFCLNNEIKPALNQIECNPLHAQFEAQKVLQEYNVAMESWAPFGEGKNNMFSNPTLSEIGKKYNKSIAQVILRWQIQRGIIAIPKTTRKERMIENISVFDFVLSEQDMQSIAAMDSKTSLFLNHQDPQTAKFLIEIHKDSFK from the coding sequence ATGCGAAAAAATAAAGAATCACTAGAGCGCAGGGAGTTTTTGAAAACTTCCGCAAAATTTGGCGCAGTGGCAAGTTTAGCAAGTTTTGGAGGACTAGTTTTGAGTGCGTGTAGCGAGGATTCTAAAGGGAATCCACAAGGCATAGAAAATACAAGCGCGGGCGAGAAAGCCCCAATATCACTACCACAAGGAGTAAATATGGAATTTATAACTTTAAATAATGGCGTGAAAATGCCAATTCTAGGCTATGGAGTTTTTCAAATTGACCCAAGAGAAACACAAAGGTGCGTAGAGGACGCAATCAGCGTGGGATATAGGAGCATTGATACCGCACAAGCGTATTTTAACGAAGAAGGTGTGGGCTCGGCGATAAAAACAGCCCTCAATGGCGGGCTAAAGCGCGAGGAACTTTTCATCACGACAAAGCTTTGGATTAACAACTACCCCGAGCAAAAGGCGTTAAAAGCGTGTGAGGAATCTTTGCGCAAACTAGGCTTAGATTATGTGGATTTAATGTTGCTTCATCAGCCCTTTAACGACACTTATGGTGCGTGGAGAGCATTAAGCAGATTCTATAAAGAGGGGAGATTCAAAGCTATTGGTGTGAGTAATTTTTATCCCGATAGAATCGCGGATTTTTGTTTGAATAACGAAATCAAACCTGCACTCAATCAAATAGAATGCAACCCGCTCCACGCGCAGTTTGAGGCGCAAAAAGTCTTGCAAGAATATAATGTCGCTATGGAATCTTGGGCACCTTTTGGCGAGGGCAAGAATAATATGTTTAGCAACCCCACATTAAGCGAGATTGGCAAAAAATACAATAAAAGTATAGCGCAAGTCATTTTGCGTTGGCAGATTCAAAGAGGGATTATCGCAATTCCAAAGACGACAAGAAAAGAGCGCATGATTGAAAACATTAGCGTGTTTGACTTTGTCCTAAGTGAGCAAGATATGCAGAGTATCGCAGCAATGGATAGTAAAACAAGCCTATTTTTAAACCACCAAGACCCACAAACAGCGAAATTTCTGATTGAGATTCATAAAGATAGCTTTAAATAA
- a CDS encoding PDDEXK family nuclease, whose amino-acid sequence MTTHVFIVNAITFKYHLEYMFVGTGMKDSVIDFNNSPTTQLAPQTENTILGMVADFSRVQIGDLIIFYLQQNFRFGIGEGKFFGVFKVKNKFFFDNNDEQQYLKQELNKSLTFRCLIEPEKVYSKGVTEWEALDEIKTIQSPNQMLWSLIYRKLKGNRGNTMITIYESERLIALIRDKNLKQNINGIHFSFDLKNQEIVSISTHHIYKGRQEKLNILPRLIYKYSRNNQFEAHLQAYILQSIYETKLFGILENQPIEWLGNEVSCGVGMQRIDIMLSLAENPRKIIPIELKSRCVYAEILRQIQRYIDWLEQYYIPNRPSDIQPMIICRETANKDSACYQDFYQQAQMFNEKNNILPLMYIEFKIQNCSITFNRIF is encoded by the coding sequence ATGACAACCCATGTTTTTATTGTAAATGCTATAACTTTTAAATATCACTTGGAATATATGTTCGTTGGTACGGGTATGAAAGATTCTGTTATCGATTTTAATAATAGTCCAACAACGCAGCTTGCGCCACAAACAGAGAATACTATTTTGGGTATGGTTGCAGATTTTTCAAGGGTTCAAATTGGAGATTTAATTATTTTTTATTTGCAACAAAATTTTCGATTTGGCATTGGGGAGGGAAAGTTTTTTGGTGTATTTAAAGTAAAGAACAAATTTTTCTTTGATAATAATGATGAGCAACAGTATCTTAAGCAAGAACTTAACAAATCCCTTACTTTTAGATGTTTGATTGAACCTGAAAAAGTTTATAGCAAGGGTGTTACAGAATGGGAAGCATTAGATGAGATTAAAACAATACAATCCCCCAATCAAATGTTGTGGAGTCTCATTTATCGGAAACTAAAGGGCAATCGCGGCAACACAATGATTACTATTTATGAAAGCGAAAGGCTTATTGCACTAATTAGAGATAAAAATTTAAAGCAAAATATCAATGGAATTCATTTTAGTTTTGATTTAAAAAATCAAGAAATTGTCTCTATTTCCACTCATCATATTTACAAGGGCAGACAAGAGAAATTAAATATTTTACCGAGATTAATTTATAAATATTCAAGAAATAATCAATTCGAGGCACATTTACAAGCCTACATTTTACAATCTATTTATGAAACTAAATTATTTGGAATTTTGGAAAATCAGCCGATTGAATGGTTGGGTAATGAAGTTAGCTGTGGCGTTGGAATGCAACGCATTGATATTATGCTATCTCTTGCTGAAAATCCAAGAAAAATTATTCCCATAGAATTAAAATCTAGATGTGTTTATGCTGAAATTTTAAGACAAATTCAACGATATATTGATTGGTTGGAACAATATTATATTCCAAATCGTCCATCAGATATTCAACCGATGATAATTTGTAGAGAAACTGCCAATAAAGATTCTGCTTGTTATCAAGACTTTTATCAACAAGCACAAATGTTCAATGAGAAAAATAATATTTTACCCCTAATGTATATAGAATTTAAAATTCAAAATTGTTCCATAACATTTAATCGGATATTTTAA
- a CDS encoding DNA adenine methylase — protein MNYIGSKFKLSHFLQTSIESTLQKASAKPLKDSIFCDMFAGSAAVGRLFKTQVKQIISNDREYYSFVLAQNYIGNHQKLTRVKELLGILNDTTQTPPKKGKIYTHYALGSGSGRQYFSDENAQKIDAVRSKIAQWKKEKLIEDKEYYFLLASLLESADKVANTASVYGAFLKHLKKSALKGFILNPAEFECNENEHLVFNEDTNTLITKIEGDILYLDPPYNAREYGANYHLLNTIALYDDFIPKGKTGLREYAKSPWCKKAKVASELENLIKNAHFEWIFLSYNDEGLLGLEQIQAIFEKYGKYSFATQKHQRFKADSKRIQKQDCTLEYLHILRK, from the coding sequence ATGAACTACATTGGCTCCAAATTTAAACTCTCTCACTTTTTGCAAACAAGCATAGAATCTACACTGCAAAAAGCTAGTGCAAAGCCTTTAAAGGATTCTATCTTTTGTGATATGTTTGCAGGGAGCGCGGCAGTGGGGAGGCTCTTTAAAACACAAGTCAAGCAAATTATTAGCAATGATAGGGAGTATTATAGCTTTGTTTTGGCGCAAAATTATATCGGCAATCATCAAAAATTAACGCGTGTTAAAGAGTTGCTCGGTATTCTTAATGACACAACTCAAACGCCACCAAAAAAGGGTAAAATCTATACCCATTATGCGCTTGGCTCTGGGAGTGGGAGGCAGTATTTTAGCGATGAAAATGCACAAAAAATTGATGCTGTGCGTTCTAAGATTGCGCAATGGAAAAAAGAAAAGTTAATTGAGGACAAGGAATATTACTTTCTCCTTGCCTCCCTTTTAGAATCCGCCGACAAGGTTGCAAACACTGCTTCAGTGTATGGAGCGTTTTTAAAGCACCTTAAGAAAAGTGCGCTCAAAGGTTTTATTCTAAATCCTGCAGAGTTTGAATGCAATGAAAATGAACATTTGGTATTTAATGAGGACACAAATACACTTATTACTAAGATAGAGGGCGATATTCTTTACCTTGACCCGCCTTATAATGCGCGAGAGTATGGCGCGAATTATCATCTTTTAAACACGATTGCCTTGTATGATGACTTTATCCCAAAGGGCAAAACAGGATTAAGAGAATATGCAAAATCGCCTTGGTGCAAAAAAGCAAAAGTCGCGAGCGAGCTAGAAAACCTCATCAAAAATGCGCATTTTGAGTGGATTTTTCTAAGCTATAATGATGAGGGATTGCTTGGTTTAGAGCAAATTCAAGCTATTTTTGAAAAATATGGCAAATACTCTTTTGCCACACAAAAACACCAGCGCTTCAAAGCGGATTCTAAACGAATCCAAAAGCAAGATTGCACTTTGGAATATTTGCATATTTTGAGGAAGTAA
- a CDS encoding cupin domain-containing protein — translation MQKLIAIALVTALGCVNIAYTKEAKMQKTQEVVKSGSLGGFKGDSKIFSGEVSIKTLFKSGDYRPYGGGEVTFSPKARTAWHTHPAGQTLIVTQGTIYTGTKAGITQIAKVGDVVLCPPDVEHWHGAGLKEKGVHIALTHEKNGKNVTWLELLSDTEYGGYIKEAEGKARK, via the coding sequence ATGCAAAAACTCATTGCTATTGCTTTGGTTACAGCTTTAGGTTGCGTGAATATCGCTTATACAAAGGAGGCAAAAATGCAAAAAACACAAGAAGTGGTTAAAAGTGGCAGTCTTGGAGGATTTAAAGGAGATTCTAAAATCTTTAGCGGTGAAGTGAGTATCAAAACACTTTTTAAAAGCGGAGATTATCGCCCTTATGGGGGTGGGGAGGTTACCTTTAGCCCAAAGGCTAGGACAGCGTGGCATACTCACCCCGCAGGACAGACGCTGATTGTTACACAAGGCACGATTTATACGGGCACAAAAGCAGGTATTACACAAATCGCAAAGGTTGGTGATGTGGTGCTTTGTCCGCCTGATGTAGAGCATTGGCACGGAGCAGGCTTGAAAGAAAAGGGCGTGCATATCGCCCTTACGCACGAGAAAAATGGCAAGAATGTTACTTGGCTAGAGCTTTTAAGCGATACAGAATATGGGGGCTATATCAAGGAGGCAGAGGGCAAGGCAAGGAAGTAG
- a CDS encoding restriction endonuclease subunit S domain-containing protein, whose product MGLVNKVKLSEIAQEKSLRFDVSFIKFFASQKQEYYGYKDLFCIPAVNNVNLSEIEELKYAEISNINKEGEVYPVHLCFDNKNEENESYFAKIERGDIFKPQINSILLSSVRPYLNKNVLITDDELYFTKAMIQIKPKINPKLFYYCIRSVFFDLINAVSRQGKGYPTLKADDLKNIKFPKTLVDSILRQENMLVSNIEFIEQEIQKLKKSKKLHLEIINEAFAEEFNYDENLWRAFGKGMSANTQNSNIRLVQIYAIKFSDIDKSLNLRFSCRFHNPLSQQCENILHAQNTIKIKDILAKEIRRGINPQYDENGEIAVVKTAQLKNSVIDLECCEFVNKKFFSQKQNAKINKNDIVIASTGKVSIGKIDIWEDEEKEVLADAHISIVTINEKLYNPLFLVYFLRSILGAYQIERDYTGTTNQVELYANEISNFDILNISLEQQQAIAQKIKAQIDNQNFIDEQIKQKQQEISHLIISVLA is encoded by the coding sequence ATGGGATTAGTAAATAAAGTCAAATTAAGTGAGATTGCACAAGAAAAATCATTGAGATTTGATGTTTCGTTTATTAAATTTTTTGCTTCACAAAAACAAGAATATTATGGTTATAAAGATTTATTTTGTATTCCCGCTGTAAATAATGTCAATCTTAGTGAAATAGAAGAACTAAAATATGCTGAAATTAGCAACATCAATAAAGAAGGAGAAGTTTATCCTGTTCATCTTTGTTTTGACAATAAAAACGAAGAAAATGAAAGCTACTTTGCAAAAATTGAAAGAGGCGATATTTTTAAACCACAAATCAATAGTATTCTCCTCTCTTCAGTAAGACCATATTTAAACAAAAATGTGTTAATCACAGATGATGAATTATATTTCACAAAGGCAATGATACAAATCAAACCAAAAATTAATCCCAAACTTTTTTATTATTGCATAAGAAGTGTATTTTTTGATTTAATCAATGCAGTTTCACGACAAGGCAAAGGTTACCCCACCTTAAAAGCAGATGATTTAAAAAATATTAAGTTTCCTAAAACGCTTGTAGATTCTATCTTGCGACAAGAAAATATGCTTGTTTCAAACATAGAATTTATAGAGCAAGAAATCCAAAAACTCAAAAAGAGTAAAAAGCTTCATTTAGAAATTATTAATGAAGCTTTTGCAGAAGAGTTTAATTATGATGAAAATCTATGGAGAGCATTTGGCAAAGGAATGAGTGCAAATACACAAAACTCAAATATAAGGCTTGTCCAAATATATGCAATTAAATTTTCAGATATTGATAAAAGTTTAAATTTAAGATTTTCTTGTAGATTTCATAATCCATTAAGTCAGCAATGTGAAAATATCCTACACGCACAAAATACCATAAAAATTAAAGATATTCTTGCAAAAGAAATTAGGAGAGGCATAAACCCACAATATGATGAGAATGGTGAAATTGCAGTAGTTAAAACTGCGCAATTAAAGAATAGTGTTATTGACTTAGAATGCTGTGAATTTGTAAATAAAAAATTTTTCTCCCAAAAACAAAATGCAAAAATTAACAAAAATGATATTGTCATCGCCTCTACAGGGAAGGTTTCCATAGGCAAAATAGATATATGGGAGGACGAAGAGAAAGAAGTGCTAGCTGATGCACATATCAGCATTGTAACAATTAATGAAAAACTATATAATCCACTTTTTCTTGTTTATTTCTTGCGTAGTATTTTAGGGGCATATCAAATTGAGAGAGACTATACAGGCACTACCAATCAAGTTGAGTTATATGCAAATGAAATATCTAATTTTGATATTCTTAATATTTCTTTGGAGCAACAACAAGCCATAGCACAAAAAATCAAAGCTCAAATTGATAATCAAAATTTTATTGATGAACAAATCAAGCAAAAACAACAAGAAATCAGTCATCTTATTATTTCTGTCTTAGCTTAA